gaagggaaaggaaagaacttTCCGGAGTGAAGGAAATGTCCTATATCTTGAAAGGGTTGTGGgttgcatttgtcaaaactcatcaaaatatatacttatccgtgcatttcattgtatgtaattTATTCCTCAAAATTGTAAAAAAGTGAGAAATTAGGGACGCCAGGACTCTACCCTGGGCTTCTAAATCAGAATCTCCGACACTGGGGCTCGTGCATGGTTATCTGGAAGGTTCCGCAGACGACTGCAACGTGCCGCCAGCACGGAGACGCACCACTGGAGCAGCTAATCTCTCACCCCTTCAGGTGTCCTGGGCTCTGGCACGACTCCCTCACATTCGGCCTGCTGTCCGTCGTTCCATCAGTTTCGGCGCAAGTCTGTCCCCGCAGGGAGCCCTGGGTCCCCCAGGTAACCAGCTCAGGGCCGGTGGTGGTGGGCAGGACGCCGGGGAGCGGGAGGGGGAAGGACGGCTGAACCCGGAGCCCACAAAGCCGCTGCCCTGAAGGGTGCGGCGGGCCCTGCTTGTCCCATGAGGCCGGCGAGAGAGCGCACGCACCACGCCGCAGGATTTTAGGAGTTCAGGAAGGCCCTCGGCTCTCTGTCCCGAGAGCCGGGACCCTTACCGCCTGGCCGACAAGTGGTCATGAGGGAACCTGTCCACCCCGTTGGCCGGCCGACCTCGTGGCGCAACGGTAGCGCGTCTGACTCCAGATCAGAAGGTTGCGTGTTCAAATCACGTCGGGGTCAGTTCCAGCCCTATtgcttctgtcatttttatttattccccTCATTTTCAACTATGTTCGAGCCCCAGCTCCCGGGTCCGAGAAGAAGACCTCGTAGAAGCAGGAAGGGGAGGGCTCCTGGCGCGAAGTCCCGAGCCGCCCCGTCGCGGGGGCCCAACGCTCTCGCGGTGTTTTTTGCGGGTTCCGTAGGTCCGGGCCGATCGCCGAGCTCCTGAGGACTGGCGCACGCTCGAGATCGCTCGGTCCAGAGGGAGGAGGGTCGGGCGCTGGGGCAAGCGAGAGCGTCTCTCGCTCGGTCAATACCCGGCGATTCGTTTTTGCCACGCCGGGCAGGATCCCGCAGACCGCACTCCCTCACGACATGGGTAGGTCCACTGAGAAGTAAGAGCTCAGACCCCAGAGAGAAGATGCTAAGCCGCGCTCCCGTAGACgaggtggccgagtggttaaggcgaTGGACTGCTAATCCATTGTGCTCTGCAcgcgtgggttcgaatcccatCCTCGTCGGCCTGCGGTTGACGCGGTCTAGGATTAGTTTTTGTGATCCCAAACCAaggatttttcttgttgctttccGTCTGCCTAGATTCAATTTCCGTGTCACCGCTTCTCTGTCTCTCGCCCCCGGCCACGGTTTTCGTTTTCCAGTCCGGGCAAAGGTTGGATATTTGGGGCACCTAAGCATTCACTCACCTGCAGTGGAGCTGACCTGCCCAGGGAAACAGGTGCAAGAATGTTCGTGGTGGGCGCCGTGGCTTAGTTGGTTAAAGCGCCTGTCTAGTAAACAGGAGatcctgggttcgaatcccagcggTGCCTTCGTGAGTCTGTTATAGCTTTTGCAGACCCTTCGAGGGGCGGGGGTAAAGTCGCTGAGTCCCTGGGCGTTCGGCTTATAGAATTTCCCACAGGTTCATCCATCCTCTCCGGGAATTCTCTGGGAATTCACCGGGAGCTATCAGGTGGCGTTTTCCACTTCTGGTTGTGTGCGTGGGCGCAGCGTGCGCGCTGTCAGTCTTCTGCTCTACATCCGCCAAGCACCAGGGTCGCACCTTCTGTGCTTGTCAGTATTGCAGCTGGGCTATTCTCGAGATGCTCAGCGATCCattttttgtattctgttttcATGCCTCCCAAAGCAATTCTACCCATTTTTAAGTTTTCCTCAGGACAGCGCTGAGCAGTAATGTGAATTCTACATAGGCTCATATTTGGAGGCCCGCGCCAGGAGGCCGGTTAGCTCAGTTGGTTAGAGCGTGGTGCTAATAACGCCAAGGTCGCGGGTTCGATCCCCGTACGGGCCAGCCGCTTGTTTTCGCACTTCATACTGGGAATTTTTTGTTAACTCGAGAAGGCTTCCAGGACAACATTCCCAGTCCTCGAGTGTTTCACACCCAAAAGAGAAACGCGTTGAAACTCATTCCAAAGTGGTAGTGTCTTGAGTGGGAGGAGGAAGCCTTAACGAATCTGGAGCTCTTTTTGTGATCTCTCATTCTAAATCTTCCGACTATAACATGGGCTGCTGGAACTTACTATGTGACCTGTAAACAGAAGGCTGCCAGGGGTTGGAACAAAGAGTGTCTCAAACCATACATATGGCACTGATCAGCAGAGTGTGAGAAATGGGGCCAGGGAGCTAACAAGTGTTTCCGGTCTTCCTCCAGAGCCAAGATGTCCAATTTGCCCAGCCCCTAACTGTCTACTTCCCGATCTGAGAAGATGACCCGTTACCTTTCTCATCTGGAGCACCTTGCTTCCATTTCTGCTTTTACGAGATTTCTGAGCCCATATCTGTGTCTTGCATTTCCTCTCAGATCTGCTGCCTAAGAGCAGGAACCATATTCCTCCCCATGTAGCCTGGGacctccaccccactcccagcACCAGCCCCAAGGGAGCTCCACGAAAAAGACCGACCCTCATTGCCATTCCTTTGGCTCACCAATCCCTGTAATCCCATACAGATGCAGCCTCAGCCTTAGCAGCAGCAGCACTTTAATTCCACAAACATTCGGAAAGCCAAAACTGATTAGAACACGCCACAAAAGTGGGCTTCAAAACCAGCAACAATTCTGCCTGAACCCTGAGAGCAGTCCCTCCCAACTCACCCCCTCTACCATGCAATGCATTCCTTCTAGCTCCACTGCGGTTCTGGCTGGGGAAGTGGGAAGGTAGGGGGCCAGCAGGCAGAAGCAGGAGGTTATCCATCTGCAGGTGTGCATCCTTGTCTGCATGGTGTGTCGCCGAAGACCACTCAAGCTCCCACAGTCCCTGGCACCTGAGATATAGCCACTGGAGTTAGGGTGGCCACAGTGGGGGCTGGGGCCtcctttgttttactttcttgatcACATGTGGCAGTCATGTCTCCCACCCTGAGACCTAAAGCCCTGGGTTCCCAGGGATGGTACTCGAGCTAGGGAAGAGAGTTGGGGAGAACAAGGTAGCTACAGATGGCCAACTGAATAGAAGCAGAGCATCATCCCCTCCCACCAGGAGAGCCTTTAGAACTTCCCCATATACAACCACATAAGGCCCAGCAAACGGTTTCAGCCTTGCTAAATGCATCTGGAAGAGCCTCCAATATATAGGCCTAGGCTCAGCAGGCAGTTCCCACCAGGGCTCCTTGAAGAGTCCTTAGGATCCTGCTGGGCCCTGGCAtagcctggcctggcctggcctctcctgctctcctggtCACTTGCACAGGGCCTCAAACACCTCCAGCGTGCGTCGAATATCCCGGACTTGGCGCGCCAGCCCCTGAACCGGCTGCAGAGCCCGTTCCAGCTCCTCGCAGCGTGCCAGCAGGGTGTACATGCCCTTGATGCTCATGTCCACGGCTTCGCCTAGGGAGTCCACTGCGTCGCGGTAGGTCTGGATGCAGCCCACGCTCAGCGCTGTCAGCTCCTGCACGGCGCCACCCAGCCCGCGAAGCAGACGGTCCACTCTGCCGCCCAGCTCCCGACTCAGACGCTCCAGGTCCCGCAGCACGTCGGGGTCGATGGGGGGGATGGCCGGAGTGGGTGCGGGCATTGAACAGGGCCGCGCAGGGGCAGGAGGCGGGGGTTGAGGAGCACCGCTCAGACGGATCTTGAGTTGCAGGTTGTTGGCGACAAAGTGAGTGAGGTCGCCGTGGCGGCTCACCGTGCCTTCGAGCTCCAGGGGGCTGGAGATAGTGGCGCGACGCCCGCCGCCCGCACCAGACTCGGCACCCGCTGCGGACCCAACGCCGCCGCACGCCCCGCTCAGCCCGTCCAGGCTGCGGCTGTCCTGAAGGCGGCTGGAGAACGAGCGGCCAACCCTGCCGGCTGCCGCCACCTCCTCGtcgtcttcctcctcctgctcagcATCCATCCCGCCGCCTCCCGGGCTCCCTCGACGGCACGCCCTCTCGGATGCAGGCTTGTCCTCCGGCGGCTCAGGGTCCTTGCGCCGGGAGGACCCATGCGGGTCGTGCTCGGGACCCGGCACCCCCCGGCAGCTCCCCGCCCCAGACGGCGTGCCTCCGCGGCCAGGCTCGTCCTCCCGAGCCTCCCGCTCCGGCGGGTGGACGACGCTGCAGCTCGAAGTCTTCGGGGACGCCCTGGGGTGGCGGCTCGTGCCCCCAACGTTCTCGGCCTCTTCCTCCTCGGATAACCGGAGGCCTGAGGGCGGCTCAGAGGGCGTTCGGCTCGGCCCGCCACCTAAGATTGCGGCTTGCTGTTCCCCCGGAGCCAGAAGGTCCGCCTGGGGCCCAGGCCGCCCCCGGGGCGACTCCATACTGCAGTTGGAGGCAGGAACCGAGGAATTGGTCGGTCCCGGCTCCAGAGGCGTCGGCGGCTCCTTTAAGGGGCGTTGGTAGAGACGCGCCGATTGGCAGCGGCTGACAATGGTAAGGACGGGGAGAACACTCTGATTGGTCGCAGCGACCAGGAAGTCCCGGAAGAAGAGCTGTTATTGAACAGCCGGCCACACGTGAGAGCCAGCGGGGTGGAGAGAAGACGGTGACAGCTGCCCTCGTCGCCCCGCCCTTTCAAAAAGTTGAGGGGGTAGAGCTTAAAGATGAAGGTCCTGAAATACCGGCGTCCTCTGGGGCGGGGCTCAGACTGTTTCCGCCCACAATTGTTGCTCAGCAGACACACCCAGTGGGGACCAGACTTGCGGTTCCTAAGAGAGGTTCTTGGGATGGAAATAGTATATCCTGCTTGGACCATTGCGATTCAACCGCATCTAGTGGTCAGGAAGGACGAAACCAGGATTCTCAGCATGAATGGTTGGTTCCAGCGTCCTGACTAACAGACCTAGCGCATGAGCTGCCCAGAGGGACTCACAGTGGACAGCGAAGCCGGCTTAAGGGCCTTCCAATGCTTTTgccatctgttctctgtctcctgCCCGCTCAGGTTTGAGAGTTTCTTCCCTTGGAGGATGATGTGTGATTTTGCCACTAGGTAAAATATCCAATAAATGAATGGCCCTTCATGAAGATCAGAGCCCTAGTACTGTTCTGATCTCGTCTCTTCCTTCTATTCCCCTCACTGGTCTTGAGGGAGCCGCACTGGCCTCCTCATTGTTCCTCTGACAAGACAGACATGCTCCCGCCTCAGGGACTTACACTTGctcttgccctttttttttttgaagctgaGTCTACCAAGAAAAATGTTCAGGTTgggctttctccttcctttctctccttcaggtCCTTATTCAAATATTACCTTTTCAGTGAAGCCCCCCTTACAACCTGTTTAAAATTGCAGCCGCTTTCCCCAGCAATTCCAgatcttccctccctgccttttcTCCATAGCATATATTTTGCTCCTTGCTCATGTAACCTCCATAAGGGTAAggctttttatctgttttgttctcatctgtatccccagtgcttagaacagtgcctaacatacagaaggtgctcaataaatatttatgaagtaaaTAACCCCAAGCTGTTAATTTCCTCTTTTCGGCTTGAACTCATTCAAGATGTGTTTCTGTCACGTGTACCCAGagtcctgactaatacaccatGAGGCCAATGGTCTACTCagcttttccatctctctctagGACTGACACCCCCGTTGTCTTCCTTTTACCCCTCAGTAGGCAGTTGCTCTATATtcagcaagtgacagaaaacacaagttaaaccaacaacaaaaaaaacctagGGGAATTTATTGTCATGCAATAATGGTCTCAAGACAGAGTGCACATCAGAAAAGCCTGTGTTCAGTGCCCTAATGCTGTCTTGAAAGACCTGATTGCTGTCTGTGGGGGCAGCTTTATCTCAAGGAGGCTTCCTCATGGGGGCAATACGGCTATGTCATGTATCATTCTTTGGGGGTTATATTGGTCGGCTCAGGCTGCTattacaaaataccataaactgggctttttttttctgaggaacattcgccctgagctaacatctgccaccaatcttcctcttttttgctgaggaagactggcccggagctaacatccgtgcccatcttcctctactttatatgtgggatgcctgccgcagcatggtgtgccaagcggtgccatgtccacacccgggatctgaactggcaaaccccaggctgccaaaacagagcgtgtgaacttaaccactatgccaccaggttggccccaaattgggtgccttaaacaacagacatttatttctctcatttctggagGATGGGAAGTCCAAGGTGCCAGCTGGCTCAGTTCCTGGTGAGGCCCCTCTTCCCAGCTTGCAGATAGCCATCTTCTTgatgtgtcttcacatggtggagagagagagctagctctctggcctcttcttgtgaggacactaatcccatcatgaggacccCGCCCTCGTAacttcatctaaacctaattatcgcAAAAGGCCTCagttccaaataccatcacactggcgggtagggcttcaacataggaattttgcaagagacaaaaacattcagtccCGGGATCATTCGTCATCCTTTTTGGCCTCTCAGGGTCTGAATCCCAACGTTTGAGACCTGTCCCGCCTCATCAGGCAGAACCCATCTTCCACTACAAAAGCTGGAATGCCAAGCAGTCCGTTTCCCAGCTTCCCCGGCACGTGGCTCAGGCTCCACCATGATGTACGGGACCACTTCTGCAGTGGAGTTTTTCCTGGCGGTGTGGACTCCAAGCCTGGTCCTCCTAGAGATTCCTGGCACTCCTGGAGATGCTGTGACTTACCCAGGATACTTATTATAAGGTCCTTTTTCTGCGTAAGGGAGCCCAAATTGTTTTCTGTTGCACACAGTTAGGAACCCTGGCTGATATATTCCCACACCTTccagaaggggagaaaggaataGCTTCCATTTTACCTCgcagaaaaacaaagatgcaTCTTTCCCAAAAGCTCCCGTCAATTTCTGTTTACATCTCATTGGCCTAACCTGATTCACATGCCCAATTTAATCACTTTGGCCAGGGTAATACATGTCTGACCGACTTCGGACAGAGCATCCGGAAGCAATCACCCTGGCAAGGTGTTAAGAATTAACTGATTAGGTTAAAACGTTATGCTCCTCCTGGAACATaatggggcagggaggagggcctgTGGGGGAGGGACCACAGTGTCCACGACATTAGGGGTCAGCAAAGTATGGGCTACAGGCCGAATCCAGCTCTCCACCCGTTTTTATATGGCCTGTGacctaagaatggtttttacatttttaaatggttgaaaaataatctaaaggggccggccccatggccaagtggttaagttccgacACTCCTCTTGGgtagcccaggattttgctggtttggatcctgggcgtggacatggcactgctcatgaagccatgctgaggcagcgtccccacatgccacaactagaaggacccacaactaaaaatatacaactctgtactgggggcgctttggggagaaaaaggaaaaataaaatcttaaaaagaaaaataatctaaagaatatgaaaattcaTGTAATTACATGAACTTTaaatttcaatgtccataaagttttattggaatacagctaCATTCAGTCATTTGTATACTGTCTGTGGTTGCTTTTCGGCTATAGCAGCAGAGTTAAGTAGTTTCAACAGAGGCCATATGGCCGGCAAAGCCTTAATTATTTACTTCCTGGACTTTTACAGATAAAGTTTACCACCTCTTGCACTGCAGGTCTCCCCCACTTTAAGCTGTTGGGAAGTGGGAGcacccccccaccacacacacacacaggaagggCTCAATTCTCCTGCTTGCCTGTCATTGTCAGCAACTGTCAGCCACTTCTGATGGTCACATGTGACTCTTTCAGACATATGCACACTCCGTTCATGTGGCTTTGGAATCcttttgtcaatattttataaaaacattttttggaaaaagatGCCTGTATTACACAGGGCAGGGAGCTAGAGAGGGATGTTTTACTGCAATTAGGGACAAGTGTCCTGTTAAAAGCCCGTGTTTTCTCTGCTGCCCcatgaatacacatttttttgttGCACACTATGCAATTCCTGTAAATTGGAATTtcatatatgaagaaaatgatggCATCTTGAatcaatttatataaatggaataagaGACCGGCTATTTGgactaaaacaaaaacattatttcattccttacaccaaaaaaaattccattttggtcacaattttaaatgaaaaagcagaaaagtactgaaagaaaacagaGGTGCATGTTTTTTTATGAGCATGGTGTGATGAAGGTTGTTTAAAGTAAGGCCAAAAGTCGGACatcataaaggaaaaagatgataGACTTGACAATGTAGAACTTGAAAACTTCAACGTAGAAAAACTGCCCTGTGCTAAAAGACAaattgcagaaaggaaaaaaacactggCAAAGTATATGACAAACTGTTAATATCCCTTGACCTTACAAGTAAATTAGCAAAAGacacatatattagaaaaatggCCAAGGACTTCAGGGTTGGTTAATTCAGCAGCTCAGCAAAATCATCAAGTACCCAGGCTCTTTCCATCTTTATGCTCTGTCGCCCTCAGTCTGCAGAGTTGTCTTCACCCCATCTCTCCTCATGGGCACAAAATGGCTGCCACACATCCAGTTATCTCAGGAAGATTTGAACTAGTTTCACTGTGGTATTAGAGGTCACTAGGTCACTCAGTCAAATCACCCAGTTTTGTTTCAAGCCACACCATTAGGAGACAGTCTGTAAAACTAGTACAACTGTTCCAGTTGTTAGACTCATTCGTTCACATAATCAATGAGGTACCCAAAATAGAagacttttattaaaaaagaatcatgCCACCAACAAGACCAGAGAGGGTTTGTAACACTGCAAAGCTCAGTAGATACAGGGGCACTGGGAGAATGTGGCTTTCTCCAAAAGGCTGCCTCACCATCTCTCCTTTTAACCTATTCTAAATTTCGAAAGCTCTTTGCTTGAAGTGCAGCCCATGTGTGGGAGTTTTTCTTCTTAGGAATTccattttccattcctttggAAAACCTACAGTCGAACCCTTTAGGTCTGTCCTGTCTGTCTTGCTTTTTGTAGGCATTCTAATAAGTGGCAATATCTCATTATGGCTTTaatttaatgatgttgaacatcttttcctgtgtttatttgcTATCTATGTATGTTCTTTGGGGAATGTAGTCCCACTTTTATGTCATTTTCTGCTTTACATATCTTGTAAACTACTTGAAATCCTTTCTAGAttaagactatatatatatatattgcaaggGACGGTTCGCccgaagctaacatctgttgccaattttctcctctttttcttcctggttcccccctaaagccccagtgcatggttgtatatcctagttgtaagtccttctagttcttctctgtgagccacagcatggctagtgacaCACAAGTACGGTGTAGTTCCGCGCTCGGGAACtgaaccccggctgccaaagtggagtgagctTTAACCGCTTGGCTagcagggctggctcaggactatatttttaaatgcttcttaGATCCAGGTACATTACTACACTAGAGAAGAGACCATGTTGTAGGAAAGGAAAGATTATTTCCATCTTAAcagctcaaaaaaattaaacaacttagtcaaggtcacatggctaataagCCGTGGAAAAGGAACTAGAACTAAGGCAAGCTGACAGGAAGTGAAAGCTCGCTCCTCCACAGAGCCCCCTACCCGCTAGTGCCATGATGTGGGGTGGGACAGATCACTCCACCCACTCTGGTCGGTGCCCACACCCCTGCGCGGAAATGCAGCCTGTCTTCCACTTCACGGAAATGCAGACTGTCTTTCCAGAGAGAAGTGTCTGCTACCATTTCGGGAGGACGTGAACAGATACCCAGGGAAGAAGAGAAGTGGCTTTTCATTTCTCCTATTTCTGTCATCATCCATTCAGTGGGAAGGTAAGGTGATCATCAAGTGCTCAAAGTAAGCAAATGTCGCAGTCAGTTGGACTCATCACTTTGATATCTTTACTCAGAAGAATGTCAACTAGGACAGTTTTCTCTGCACGCCCCAGAGCACAGGCCCTCATGTTCTTTGTGGGGTTTGTTGAGCAGGATGTTTGTTGAGTGGGATGTGGGGTGGGAAGTAGAATTATATCacatttttacattatattaGGGGGGTGGCTCTTCCTCTGGatgcttggaattttctttttttaaaaatgggcaccagagctgttgccaatcttcttttttcttcttcttcttcttctccccaaagccccccagtacctagctgtatattctagttataggtcattccagttgtgctatgtgggacactgtctcggCATGGTCCaaggagcggtgctaggtccgcaccaggcatctgaatcagtgaaccccggcCCCTGAAGCAAAGAGCATGAACTCAACcgctatgctaccaggctggcctgTGGATACTCAGAATTTTCATGAGTGAGATGATGCCTCTTAAAAAAGTCTCTGAGGGGTCAGGCACAAGTCAATGAGAAAGGTCATGGCACAGATCACTATTCTTCCCATTACTCAAAATAGGCTGGGGAGTGGCATTCTAGCTAgaagagcaggtgcaaaggccctgaggtggaaacaAATTTGGCATGTTCAaaggacagcaaggaggccagtgctTTAGTGATGGAAGAGGATGAGAAGTTAGAGATGAGCTTGGAGAAGTAGAAAGGAACAGGATCTCCTTGGGTGGGGATTTTTCACTCAGAGTCTCCTGGGGAGTTTTAAAACATACGAATGCCCCGGTCTCAACCCAGACCAGTCAAGTCTGAATTTCTTAGAGTGAGGTCtgagttctattttcttttaaagcccTCCAGTTGATTCTGATGGGTAGCCAGAGTTGAAAACCGATGGAGGACCCCTACCGTGGTAaggcatttggattttattctaagtaacTGCAGTGAAAAAGCGAAGGAGGGTTTTGACCCTGGGAATGAGGAGCTCTAACTTCCGCTGTGTGGGGAATGGGCTGTAGGGCCCAGAATGGATGCAGGGAGGACAGTGAGGATGCTTCTAGCCATCATCCAAGCCAGAAGGGATGGGGCCTTGAACTAGCTTGAGAGCAACGGAGTCTGCGTGGAAGGAAGCTGGGGCTGGGACTCAGTGGATTTGACTGACggcaggaaggcagggctggtggagaagaaaagagagaaaccaggGGTGATTCCTAGATTTTTGGCTTCGGCAACTGGGTGAATGATGGCACCATGAACTGAGATGGGGGAAATATGGGGGTTTTTTGTGGCGGCGGGGTGGTGAATTGAGAGTACTGTTTTAGCGTGTTAACTTTGAGAAGACTATTCGATACAGTAAGTGGAGATGCCAAGGATATATGAGTCTTAGACTTGATGGGGAGGTTGAGGTG
The sequence above is drawn from the Equus przewalskii isolate Varuska chromosome 10, EquPr2, whole genome shotgun sequence genome and encodes:
- the BORCS6 gene encoding BLOC-1-related complex subunit 6, with product MESPRGRPGPQADLLAPGEQQAAILGGGPSRTPSEPPSGLRLSEEEEAENVGGTSRHPRASPKTSSCSVVHPPEREAREDEPGRGGTPSGAGSCRGVPGPEHDPHGSSRRKDPEPPEDKPASERACRRGSPGGGGMDAEQEEEDDEEVAAAGRVGRSFSSRLQDSRSLDGLSGACGGVGSAAGAESGAGGGRRATISSPLELEGTVSRHGDLTHFVANNLQLKIRLSGAPQPPPPAPARPCSMPAPTPAIPPIDPDVLRDLERLSRELGGRVDRLLRGLGGAVQELTALSVGCIQTYRDAVDSLGEAVDMSIKGMYTLLARCEELERALQPVQGLARQVRDIRRTLEVFEALCK